The sequence GCGTTCGTATTGGTGCCCCTTCTGGATATACTGGATAACAATGAGCGCGACTGGCTGCCAGGGCCCGCCGAGGGATCGGTCGACGCTGCGGGAGTGAGAAGATGGACCAGCAACAATTGGCCGGTAGAATTCGGGCATTCCGAAAGCTGAAGGGATATACGCAGAACGAATTGTCGGAGAAGCTCGGCGTCTCGGTCGCGGTGCTCGGAGCGGTGGAGCGCGGCACGCGCAAGGCCGAACCGAGATTGCTGCGCGAGATCGCCGATGCGCTCGGCATCGATAAAGAAGAATTGAACGGAACCG comes from Paenibacillus antri and encodes:
- a CDS encoding helix-turn-helix domain-containing protein, which produces MDQQQLAGRIRAFRKLKGYTQNELSEKLGVSVAVLGAVERGTRKAEPRLLREIADALGIDKEELNGTEGGN